One Brassica oleracea var. oleracea cultivar TO1000 chromosome C7, BOL, whole genome shotgun sequence genomic window carries:
- the LOC106306287 gene encoding protein LIGHT-DEPENDENT SHORT HYPOCOTYLS 1-like, with amino-acid sequence MELISHQGNKNPITSTQLTPPSPSRYENQKRRDWNTFCQYLRNHRPPLSLPSCSGAHVLEFLRYLDQFGKTKVHHQNCAFFGLPNPPAPCPCPLRQAWGSLDALIGRLRAAYEENGGPPEANPFGSRAVRLYLREVRDFQAKARGVSYEKKRKRVNRQKTQTLSQTQPPLPLQQPQPQQGQSVMANYSGAIV; translated from the coding sequence ATGGAACTGATCTCTCACCAAGGAAACAAGAACCCTATTACCTCAACACAATTAACACCTCCTTCCCCAAGCCGGTACGAGAATCAGAAACGCCGTGACTGGAACACCTTCTGCCAGTACCTCCGGAACCACCGTCCTCCGCTCTCTCTCCCCTCGTGCAGCGGCGCACACGTGCTCGAGTTCCTCCGCTACCTCGACCAATTCGGTAAAACAAAGGTTCACCACCAAAACTGTGCCTTCTTTGGTCTCCCTAACCCTCCCGCACCTTGCCCCTGCCCTCTTAGACAAGCTTGGGGTTCACTAGACGCCCTCATCGGCCGCCTCCGTGCCGCCTACGAGGAGAACGGTGGCCCTCCCGAGGCTAACCCCTTCGGCTCACGCGCCGTCAGGTTATACCTCCGTGAAGTAAGAGACTTCCAGGCCAAAGCTCGCGGTGTTAGCTATGAGAAGAAGAGGAAGAGAGTTAACAGGCAGAAAACGCAAACGCTATCGCAGACGCAGCCGCCTCTACCGCTGCAGCAACCGCAGCCACAGCAAGGTCAGTCTGTGATGGCTAATTACTCCGGTGCAATAGTATGA
- the LOC106306286 gene encoding rubisco accumulation factor 1, chloroplastic, giving the protein MLSLTATTLKPSILSLFTQPKPNGLSPHPITRPANPSPFTVSANLIPASNRQAPAKQNLYQPFRPPPSPIPPKFRSLDTAGKIEVLADRMGLWFEYAPLISSLYTEGFTPPTIEELTGISGVEQNCLIVGAQVRDSIVQSNAKPELIAAFETGGAELLYEIRRLSTVQRVAAAEYIVEHGFDTKGAHDLARAIKDYPHRRGDKGWEEFDYNLPGDCLSFMLYRKSREHRSPSELRTTLLEQAFEVAVTEKAKKAVGRELHGYSDEERAKEEEVKIIRVPVVRLKFGEVAGASSVVVLPVCEAEEGVGKINEAPMEFESGGEFGVVEAEKEWRRWVVLPGWDPVVAVRRGGVAVSFRDDRKVLPWNGKEEAIMVVMDREKKTVEAEDGYYLVVTGDGMKLERGSVLKERGVEECLGMVVLVVRPPRDDDDEWQINDDEWD; this is encoded by the coding sequence ATGCTTTCCCTCACCGCAACCACTCTCAAACCCTCAATACTCTCCCTTTTCACCCAACCCAAACCCAATGGGCTATCTCCCCACCCAATTACCCGACCCGCTAACCCGTCACCCTTCACCGTCAGCGCCAACTTAATCCCCGCTTCGAACCGCCAAGCCCCAGCAAAACAGAACCTTTACCAACCCTTCCGCCCTCCACCGTCCCCAATCCCTCCAAAGTTCCGATCTTTAGACACCGCCGGCAAAATCGAGGTCCTCGCCGACCGCATGGGCCTCTGGTTCGAGTACGCCCCCCTCATCTCCTCCCTCTACACCGAAGGCTTCACTCCCCCCACCATCGAGGAGCTCACCGGAATCTCCGGCGTCGAGCAGAACTGCCTCATCGTCGGCGCCCAGGTCCGCGACTCCATAGTCCAGTCCAACGCTAAACCCGAGCTCATCGCCGCTTTCGAGACCGGAGGCGCGGAGCTTCTCTACGAGATCCGTCGTCTCAGCACGGTCCAGCGTGTTGCCGCCGCTGAGTACATCGTCGAGCACGGGTTCGACACCAAAGGAGCGCACGATCTCGCTAGAGCTATTAAGGATTACCCTCACCGCCGCGGAGACAAAGGGTGGGAGGAGTTTGATTACAACTTGCCAGGGGATTGTCTCTCTTTCATGTTGTATAGGAAGAGCAGAGAGCATAGGAGCCCCTCTGAGCTTAGGACGACGCTGCTTGAGCAGGCGTTTGAGGTCGCTGTGACTGAGAAAGCCAAGAAAGCTGTGGGGAGGGAGTTGCATGGATACAGCGATGAGGAGAGAGCTAAAGAAGAGGAGGTTAAGATCATTCGCGTTCCAGTGGTGAGGCTGAAGTTCGGAGAAGTGGCGGGAGCGAGTTCGGTTGTTGTGTTACCGGTGTGCGAAGCTGAGGAAGGAGTGGGGAAGATTAACGAAGCTCCGATGGAGTTTGAGTCGGGTGGGGAGTTTGGTGTTGTGGAGGCTGAGAAGGAATGGAGGAGATGGGTGGTTTTACCGGGTTGGGATCCGGTGGTGGCGGTTAGGAGAGGAGGGGTTGCGGTTTCTTTTAGGGATGATAGGAAAGTGTTGCCGTGGAACGGGAAAGAGGAGGCGATCATGGTGGTGATGGATAGGGAGAAGAAGACGGTGGAGGCTGAGGATGGGTACTATCTGGTTGTGACTGGAGATGGGATGAAGTTGGAGAGAGGTTCGGTGTTGAAGGAGAGAGGAGTGGAGGAGTGTTTAGGGATGGTTGTTTTGGTGGTGAGGCCGCCTAGAGATGATGATGATGAGTGGCAGATAAACGATGATGAATGGGACTAG